The proteins below are encoded in one region of Gemmatimonadota bacterium:
- a CDS encoding ATP-binding protein, whose protein sequence is MDETAGQLARTLEARELEMQLLQSARLVSLGQMAAGVAHELNQPLTVVETTAGDICLRLIEGIPLGTDELREMMENVRGVVDRMAGTVDHLRVFSRDVSEEPREAMDVNAVVESSLEWMQTQFEHHGVDLVLDLSNALPEVWGHPHPLEQVVLNLLSNARDAVNERTEVEDADYDKRIWIRTHVEDDAVVIEVEDNGVGMDETTRQRLFEPFFTTKDADRGTGLGLSIIYAIVRNHDGEVSVESERGVGTMFRVRLPVLERDPPSA, encoded by the coding sequence TTGGATGAAACCGCGGGGCAGCTTGCGCGAACTCTGGAAGCACGCGAGCTTGAAATGCAACTCCTGCAGTCCGCGCGGCTGGTGTCGCTGGGGCAGATGGCCGCGGGTGTGGCACACGAACTCAACCAGCCGTTGACGGTCGTCGAGACAACCGCCGGTGATATTTGCCTGCGTTTGATAGAGGGGATACCGCTTGGGACAGACGAGTTGAGGGAGATGATGGAGAATGTTCGGGGTGTGGTGGATCGGATGGCGGGTACCGTCGATCACCTGCGCGTGTTCTCCCGCGATGTGTCCGAAGAGCCGCGCGAAGCGATGGATGTGAATGCGGTGGTCGAGAGCAGCTTGGAGTGGATGCAGACGCAGTTCGAGCATCACGGGGTTGATCTGGTGCTGGATCTTTCCAACGCGCTCCCAGAGGTCTGGGGACATCCGCATCCGCTTGAGCAGGTTGTTCTCAATTTGCTGTCAAATGCCCGGGATGCAGTGAATGAGCGGACCGAGGTGGAAGATGCAGATTATGACAAGCGGATCTGGATCCGAACGCACGTTGAGGACGATGCGGTTGTTATCGAGGTAGAGGATAACGGGGTAGGGATGGATGAGACGACCCGACAACGTCTTTTTGAGCCTTTTTTTACGACGAAAGATGCTGACCGGGGCACGGGTTTGGGGTTGTCGATCATTTACGCCATTGTTCGCAATCACGATGGGGAGGTCTCCGTGGAGAGCGAGCGAGGCGTGGGGACGATGTTCAGGGTGAGGTTGCCGGTGCTGGAGAGGGATCCACCCTCAGCTTGA